The following are encoded together in the Candida orthopsilosis Co 90-125, chromosome 5 draft sequence genome:
- a CDS encoding Pap1 poly(A) polymerase (involved in mRNA polyadenylation) gives MTTQHMNNQTYGVTPPISLTDPTSKDKELNDLLIKELKVRGSYESEAATLKRVEVLTTLQKLTEDFVYEVSLRKNMTQGMAKDAGGKIFTFGSYRLGVYGPSSDIDALVVVPRHVTREDFFTVFEKILRGRPELEEINSVKEAFVPIIKLEFAGISIDLLFAKLDIPRVPHDLTLDDKNLLKNIDEKDMRALNGTRVTDEILRLVPKPTVFKNALRFIKMWAQQRAVYANVYGFPGGVAWAMLVARICQLYPNAVSAVILEKFFQIYSQWNWPQPVLLKQIEDGPLQVRVWNPRLYAMDRQHRMPVITPAYPSMCATHNITNSTQKIIMNEFNRGVEIIGEIFTGQKVWSHLLERHSFFHQYKFYLCVVAATKSNAEEHLKYSGMVESKLRLLVQKLEQVDGVELAHPYVKSFENAYYCKSDEEMSSIVNAYGTLQGDEIASHFSTPKERKMEESEVEVNLTKLYIGLKLNLIRDGEKKLDIQYPCSDFFSICKNWPEFNPAIHFIQIKNVKLYDLSADVYIEGEQRPVKVSKRKRSLTKDEGKKRPRSIESIASKS, from the coding sequence ATGACGACACAGCACATGAACAACCAAACGTACGGAGTGACTCCTCCAATATCCTTGACAGACCCCACATCCAAAGACAAAGAGCTTAATGATTTATTGATAAAAGAGCTAAAAGTAAGGGGCTCCTATGAAAGTGAAGCAGCAACGTTAAAAAGAGTTGAAGTATTGACGACTCTTCAAAAGCTCACTGAAGACTTTGTTTACGAGGTTTCACTTCGAAAGAATATGACTCAGGGTATGGCAAAAGATGCTGGCGGAAAGATATTTACCTTCGGATCTTACAGATTGGGGGTCTACGGCCCATCGTCTGATATCGATGCACTTGTAGTGGTACCACGACACGTCACAAGAGAAGATTTCTTTacagtttttgaaaagattcTTAGAGGTAGACCAGAACTTGAAGAAATAAATAGTGTCAAAGAAGCGTTTGTTCCCATAATCAAGTTAGAGTTTGCAGGAATCTCGATTGATTTGCTTTTCGCCAAATTGGACATTCCTAGAGTTCCTCATGATTTAACTCTAGACGATAAAAActtattgaaaaacatcGATGAAAAAGATATGCGTGCACTCAATGGGACCCGAGTTACggatgaaattttgagGTTGGTGCCTAAACCAACAGTTTTTAAGAACGCTTTGCGGTTTATAAAGATGTGGGCACAACAAAGAGCCGTATACGCTAATGTTTACGGCTTTCCAGGAGGTGTCGCGTGGGCTATGTTAGTGGCTCGAATCTGTCAACTATATCCCAACGCTGTTAGTGCTGTgatattggaaaaattctttcaaatatatTCCCAATGGAATTGGCCCCAACCTGTGCttttaaaacaaattgaagatggaCCGTTGCAAGTTAGAGTTTGGAATCCAAGATTGTATGCTATGGATAGACAACATAGAATGCCAGTTATAACCCCTGCTTACCCCTCTATGTGTGCAACTCACAATATAACAAACTCAACGCAAAAGATAATAATGAACGAATTCAATAGAGGTGTTGAGATCATAGGTGAGATATTTACTGGCCAAAAGGTGTGGTCACATTTACTAGAGAGACACAGTTTCTTCCACCAATACAAGTTTTATTTATGTGTGGTGGCAGCAACAAAGTCGAACGCTGAGGAACACCTCAAATATAGTGGTATGGTTGAGAGCAAGCTCAGGTTACTAGTTCAAAAGTTGGAGCaagttgatggtgttgaatTAGCGCATCCTTACGTCAAATCATTCGAGAATGCTTATTACTGTAAATCGGATGAAGAGATGCTGTCTATTGTCAACGCATATGGGACCTTACAAGGTGATGAAATTGCTTCCCATTTTAGCACTCCAAAGGAACGCAAGATGGAAGAAAGTGAAGTGGAAGtaaatttgacaaagcTATACATTGgcttgaaattgaatttaataAGAGATGGTGAGAAAAAGCTAGACATTCAGTATCCTTGTTCAGACtttttttccatttgtAAGAATTGGCCCGAATTCAATCCAGCAAttcatttcattcaaattaaaAATGTAAAGTTGTACGATTTACTGGCGGACGTTTATATTGAGGGGGAGCAAAGACCAGTCAAAGTGTCTAAAAGAAAGCGTTCGCTTACAAAAGATGAAGGGAAAAAAAGGCCTAGAAGTATAGAATCCATAGCTTCGAAGAGTTAA